TCATGTTTTGAATAGTCAGGTATAACCACAATAGGTCCTGGAGAATTAGGCTTTACACCATCGATGCTGAGAGGACCTGCCGTGTTCTCACTAGGAGGTTTTTTAGTGTCCTTCTTTGATGTGCCAGTACAGAGGTCAGAAATTCCTTTCTCAGGGCTTCCACTCATCGTTGGAGTTGAAGTCTCAGTGCCTTCTCGTTTCAACTGTCTCTCAGACCGCCGCCTGAATGCACTCCAATTCAGGTTTGAAATGCTACTGCTGGCAGATTCTTTCAAGTAGTCTGTCAAACTACAACCTATCTCCCCCACAACTGACCCCCGTGAACTATTAGTGAGGTTTCAAAGAAAGCTGAAGTTAGTCTATGGTGCATTATGATTACTCAAATGTAATTGACAGCAAATCAGCAGTATAATTCACAAAATGGTGAAAAGACTGGAAAAAAAGGTAGCAGGAATAGCTAGTTCCAAGTTAAGTACCATTTTTTACTGAAAAATGTATGGCATTAAGGTTGAAGCCATCCCTTGCAAGGTTTATGGGCTTACcaagcatatgcaaaagttCAAGCCCCAGAACAATAGGTAGACATAGACGCATAGAAAATACATAGTTCTTGCAAATATCAACGCATGTCATATAGGTATTTTTATAGAAGATTCGTAGTAATTTTGGATACACTATAACTTACCTTTGAGTTGAACAATGATCTGAAGCCACAGCATCTAAATCATCTTTCCTCTTTTGAAATGAAGCTAAATTATCAACACGATGAAAGATATGCAAAGAGAAAGATTAGCAGGTTCTGGACAACACACAAAGTTACAAAAGATATTCGCTGAAATACCTTTCCACTTGTTATACTCAATCATATTAGGAGGGAAACCAATTGTTTCTTCAATAAATTCCCCAAGCACGTTAAGTTTATAATGTTTCAGTGCTTTCACCACCCTATAGAGAGAAATCCCAGTTTCCAAGAAGATGTGATCATTTTGATTGTTGGATAACTCACCAGAATGCTGCTCAAACTCGCATGCATTCAAAATCTACAATTTTATCAAACATCGCAAGGTCAGGTACAACTTTTAAACAATTTACAGACAGAGGCATGACAGTTACGTTCCATGCAGTACTGAATGTAACAGAAAGCTTACCTGGCTACTGTAACCACATTCCGAGCAGCCACAAGAATACCCTTGTCCATTTATTCGTCCAATTTTCTCCACCTAAAGATCATCAAATGAAGCATATGTGCCGtccttgatatatatatatattttataaaactatgtAATCAATCAGCATCCACGCTGAATCTACAATCCTACTGCCAGCAGGAACAACACAAACCTCATTTTTCTTGTAGGTCACCTTGAAACCTTCAAGAAGCCCAGTGGACAGCAATCCTCTAACATCCTTAAGGTAACTTTCTAGCTGATACTTTGTTTCTGTCACCCGCACTTTAACAGGAGTGATTGTCGACAAACTATAATACCTAGGTTGCTCACCAGCTCCATTTCTTATCTCTTCAGCATCAAGCATTGCATGGTCACCACCTGCTGCATCCTTGATCTCTTCAGCAGAAGGCCCATCCTTGATCTCTTCAGCAGAAGGCCCTTCAACCCCACACATAGGATCCAAATTAGTGGCTGAACCACTTCCCCTGCTCAAAAAAGAAAGGATTATGCGGGTGTGTATTTATGTGTATTAGTAGTGAGGCCTTTTAAGAGTTTGTAAAACCTTGTAGGGGCTTAAGTGTAAAACAACCATGCAATATAGTAGagaaaaaacagagagaggggAGTAGTCTAGAACAATCCCAATTTCCTATCGTGTGTCCTGTGTTCTTCCTCATTTCTCAAATCACTCCCTAAATTCTGCAGATTAAGACTGAAATAACCCTGCTACGTGTTTTTACTAAGGGATAATTGGATAAATTCTTGTCCAATTCCATCAGTTTATCATCGCACACATCTCCAGGAGTCCCAGTAAGGGCTTAAGAACTTTGCTATGAAATTACACCATTGCACTGATAGTTCCAAGCACAAATCGACCAGGGGAATCGCTCACCTCAAACCAAGTAGACACAAgctggccttctcctcctcggtCAGCATCTCCACGTCCTCCCGCGTCGGCGCCGAAAGGGGTTCCGCCGTCACGCCGTCAACCTGAACCCCATTCGTCTCCCAGCTCGCCGTCGCGCCCGGCTGCTGCTCCTGACGCGGCCCCTGCGGCGCAGGCGACGCTTCCGCGGAGTACACAGTCATGGACACCCCAGCCGCCCGAAACTCCTCAGGGAACGCCTCGGCAGGCACGTTCCTGAGCGCCTGGAAGAGGTCGTAGCGCGATTTGCCGTTGCGGAGGAAGATGCGGCCGTTCTGGTTCCTCGACACCACTCCCGCGTGCTTCTCGAACTGCAGCGCCGACAGCACCTGGGCGGCGCGGAGAAAAAAACCCCTCAATTTCCAGCACAAAACCACAAAACCGGTAAATTGTTCCTGGCGATCGAGCTGACCTTGCGGTGGTAGCCGCAGGAGACGGAGGCGGCGCAGGCGCAGGCGTAGCGGCCAGCGGTGACGAAGCCCTCGAGCGTGGCCTGCGCGCGGTGGCGGAGCTGTTAAAACCAAAGCgaggcgaggcggcggcggggagcgcGTGCGTGCGTGGGCTCGCCCGAACCGGGTCGAGTGGGTTTTGGGTCGGCTTACTCATACTGTGCCTCTCGAAGCGGTACGTGACGGGGACGCTCGGGAGGAACGGGAGGAGGTCCTGGACGGAGCTGATCTCAACGCTCGGCGCTGCCATCGCGTCGCGCTGTTCGGGCGGCGGAATCCGATCGAGATTGACCCGCCTCACGACCGGCAGTGCCGAAATTTGGATGGAGGCGACATCGCCGGTTGGGGAGGTGGTTTCGTTCCAAAGCTGAGCCGTTCGAGGGGGAAGTTGGTCCAGACGACAGCAAAGACGAGAAGAGGGGTTTCCGACTTTCCGTTCCGAGGTCTAGATGGGATCGGGCCGTACATGCCACGGTAGCCACAGGaggca
The nucleotide sequence above comes from Phragmites australis chromosome 4, lpPhrAust1.1, whole genome shotgun sequence. Encoded proteins:
- the LOC133916390 gene encoding uncharacterized protein LOC133916390 isoform X1 encodes the protein MAAPSVEISSVQDLLPFLPSVPVTYRFERHSATLEGFVTAGRYACACAASVSCGYHRKVLSALQFEKHAGVVSRNQNGRIFLRNGKSRYDLFQALRNVPAEAFPEEFRAAGVSMTVYSAEASPAPQGPRQEQQPGATASWETNGVQVDGVTAEPLSAPTREDVEMLTEEEKASLCLLGLRGSGSATNLDPMCGVEGPSAEEIKDGPSAEEIKDAAGGDHAMLDAEEIRNGAGEQPRYYSLSTITPVKVRVTETKYQLESYLKDVRGLLSTGLLEGFKVTYKKNEVEKIGRINGQGYSCGCSECGYSSQILNACEFEQHSGELSNNQNDHIFLETGISLYRVVKALKHYKLNVLGEFIEETIGFPPNMIEYNKWKASFQKRKDDLDAVASDHCSTQSSRGSVVGEIGCSLTDYLKESASSSISNLNWSAFRRRSERQLKREGTETSTPTMSGSPEKGISDLCTGTSKKDTKKPPSENTAGPLSIDGVKPNSPGPIVVIPDYSKHDPINLGISLSSPATITQELPSDHSIGSKSKEPKTRDTTLHPLLFKEGGLPDNTLLTYKLKNGEALKQGHKRGTGIVCDCCNEEFTPSHFEEHAGMGRRRQPYRNIYTSEGLTLHKLALQLQDRLNSDGISNITFSGVDDYPNFTSSGFGKESSTTSGPIVPLKRTLQERVVETESCYLCGDGRTTIGNIDPDMIVFCNQCERPCHVKCYNNGLKKRKGALKVLEEYMQFRFLCCEKCQLLRARLGEGLEKCEEIAFLRQIRSNICWRILSGMNTSSNVHHYMPQVIDIFKDAFAETTAEHSDVIADMVNAKDVDGEKDFRGMYCAALTVSAHVVSAAILKVRTEELAELVLIATRRECRKKGYFVLLLKSIEERLRTWNINLLTVPVDPEMAPIWSEKLGFTILSAEEKKSMLERHPLVMFENLILVQKSLA
- the LOC133916390 gene encoding uncharacterized protein LOC133916390 isoform X3; translation: MAAPSVEISSVQDLLPFLPSVPVTYRFERHSATLEGFVTAGRYACACAASVSCGYHRKVLSALQFEKHAGVVSRNQNGRIFLRNGKSRYDLFQALRNVPAEAFPEEFRAAGVSMTVYSAEASPAPQGPRQEQQPGATASWETNGVQVDGVTAEPLSAPTREDVEMLTEEEKASLCLLGLRGSGSATNLDPMCGVEGPSAEEIKDGPSAEEIKDAAGGDHAMLDAEEIRNGAGEQPRYYSLSTITPVKVRVTETKYQLESYLKDVRGLLSTGLLEGFKVTYKKNEVEKIGRINGQGYSCGCSECGYSSQILNACEFEQHSGELSNNQNDHIFLETGISLYRVVKALKHYKLNVLGEFIEETIGFPPNMIEYNKWKASFQKRKDDLDAVASDHCSTQSSRGSVVGEIGCSLTDYLKESASSSISNLNWSAFRRRSERQLKREGTETSTPTMSGSPEKGISDLCTGTSKKDTKKPPSENTAGPLSIDGVKPNSPGPIVVIPDYSKHDPINLGISLSSPATITQELPSDHSIGSKSKEPKTRDTTLHPLLFKEGGLPDNTLLTYKLKNGEALKQGHKRGTGIVCDCCNEEFTPSHFEEHAGMGRRRQPYRNIYTSEGLTLHKLALQLQDRLNSDGISNITFSGVDDYPNFTSSGFGKESSTTSGPIVPLKRTLQERVVETESCYLCGDGRTTIGNIDPDMIVFCNQCERPCHVKCYNNGLKKRKGALKVLEEYMQFRFLCCEKCQLLRARLGEGLEKCEEIAFLRQIRSNICWRILSGMNTSSNVHHYMPQVIDIFKDAFAETTAEHSDVIADMVNAKDVDGEKDFRGMYCAALTCTCCVCCNSESAYRRTCRTGSYCYSS
- the LOC133916390 gene encoding uncharacterized protein LOC133916390 isoform X2: MAAPSVEISSVQDLLPFLPSVPVTYRFERHSATLEGFVTAGRYACACAASVSCGYHRKVLSALQFEKHAGVVSRNQNGRIFLRNGKSRYDLFQALRNVPAEAFPEEFRAAGVSMTVYSAEASPAPQGPRQEQQPGATASWETNGVQVDGVTAEPLSAPTREDVEMLTEEEKASLCLLGLRGSGSATNLDPMCGVEGPSAEEIKDGPSAEEIKDAAGGDHAMLDAEEIRNGAGEQPRYYSLSTITPVKVRVTETKYQLESYLKDVRGLLSTGLLEGFKVTYKKNEVEKIGRINGQGYSCGCSECGYSSQILNACEFEQHSGELSNNQNDHIFLETGISLYRVVKALKHYKLNVLGEFIEETIGFPPNMIEYNKWKASFQKRKDDLDAVASDHCSTQSSRGSVVGEIGCSLTDYLKESASSSISNLNWSAFRRRSERQLKREGTETSTPTMSGSPEKGISDLCTGTSKKDTKKPPSENTAGISLSSPATITQELPSDHSIGSKSKEPKTRDTTLHPLLFKEGGLPDNTLLTYKLKNGEALKQGHKRGTGIVCDCCNEEFTPSHFEEHAGMGRRRQPYRNIYTSEGLTLHKLALQLQDRLNSDGISNITFSGVDDYPNFTSSGFGKESSTTSGPIVPLKRTLQERVVETESCYLCGDGRTTIGNIDPDMIVFCNQCERPCHVKCYNNGLKKRKGALKVLEEYMQFRFLCCEKCQLLRARLGEGLEKCEEIAFLRQIRSNICWRILSGMNTSSNVHHYMPQVIDIFKDAFAETTAEHSDVIADMVNAKDVDGEKDFRGMYCAALTVSAHVVSAAILKVRTEELAELVLIATRRECRKKGYFVLLLKSIEERLRTWNINLLTVPVDPEMAPIWSEKLGFTILSAEEKKSMLERHPLVMFENLILVQKSLA